Proteins encoded in a region of the Gemmatimonadota bacterium genome:
- a CDS encoding SDR family oxidoreductase — MRLAKKAAIVTGAGDGIGRGIALALAREGAAVAVCDINAQTVTETGRLVADMGRPVLAEALDITDHDRVRSFVDDAASRFGRIDVLVNNAAIMPVSPIEDQNEETMSRILSVNLLAPAVFSKYCIPHMRAAGSGSIIHMASVTGHNGHPGVAVYGATKGGLIALARGQAMELAEDRIRVNTVSPGTVDSPMLHNFVKENAGDPEAALRAFDRLHPIGRVATIGEVANVFVFLASDESSDITATDIRCDGGYAVQGRQPTE, encoded by the coding sequence ATGCGACTAGCGAAAAAGGCCGCGATCGTGACGGGCGCGGGGGACGGAATAGGACGGGGCATCGCGCTGGCGCTCGCCCGGGAAGGCGCCGCGGTGGCGGTGTGCGACATCAACGCCCAAACCGTCACGGAGACCGGCCGCCTGGTCGCCGACATGGGCCGGCCCGTCCTGGCGGAAGCGCTGGACATCACCGACCATGACCGGGTCCGGTCCTTCGTGGACGACGCTGCCTCCCGGTTCGGCAGGATCGACGTCCTGGTCAACAACGCCGCCATCATGCCCGTAAGCCCCATCGAGGACCAGAATGAGGAGACCATGTCCCGCATCCTCTCCGTAAACCTCCTGGCGCCGGCCGTCTTCAGCAAGTACTGCATTCCGCATATGCGTGCCGCGGGCAGCGGATCGATCATCCACATGGCCAGCGTGACGGGCCATAACGGCCATCCGGGCGTGGCCGTCTACGGGGCGACGAAGGGCGGGCTGATCGCCCTGGCCCGGGGCCAGGCCATGGAACTGGCCGAGGACCGGATCAGGGTCAACACGGTTTCGCCCGGCACGGTGGATTCGCCCATGCTGCACAACTTCGTGAAGGAGAACGCCGGGGACCCGGAGGCGGCGCTCAGGGCTTTCGACCGCCTGCACCCCATCGGCCGGGTCGCCACCATCGGGGAGGTCGCCAACGTCTTCGTTTTCCTGGCTAGCGACGAATCCAGCGACATCACGGCGACGGATATCCGGTGCGACGGCGGCTACGCAGTCCAGGGACGACAGCCGACGGAATAG
- a CDS encoding class I SAM-dependent methyltransferase: MTQPAKSEYDAIAGAYKDSKQLSFRKYIEEYTLFETLGVISGKKALDLACGEGFYTRKLKQAGAGEVLGVDVSAEMIRLAEAEERARPTGCRYLNRDAAALVLDEPVDLVVALYLLNYARDADELLRFIRAAHGALKPGGRFVGFNDNVLNAPGGTVSYARYGFEKVYTRRAEAPNEGDPIVYRFTNDDGTRFEFNNYYLSPGTYCRVFEEAGFTGFRWVDPQLHPSERNSKFWDEFMAAPPIIGFEAVRE, from the coding sequence ATGACGCAACCAGCCAAATCCGAATACGACGCCATCGCCGGGGCCTACAAAGACTCCAAGCAACTGTCCTTTCGGAAATACATCGAGGAATACACGCTTTTCGAAACGCTTGGGGTCATCAGCGGGAAGAAAGCGCTCGACCTGGCCTGCGGCGAGGGGTTTTATACGCGCAAGCTGAAACAGGCCGGCGCCGGTGAGGTGCTCGGCGTCGACGTCTCGGCCGAAATGATCCGGCTGGCGGAGGCCGAGGAACGCGCGCGCCCCACTGGTTGCCGGTATCTGAACCGCGACGCGGCGGCCTTGGTCCTGGACGAACCGGTCGATCTCGTCGTGGCCTTGTACCTGCTGAACTACGCCCGAGACGCGGACGAACTCCTTCGTTTCATCCGGGCGGCCCACGGCGCGCTGAAACCGGGCGGGCGGTTCGTGGGTTTCAACGACAACGTCCTGAATGCACCCGGCGGCACGGTCTCATACGCCCGGTATGGATTTGAGAAGGTATACACGAGGAGGGCCGAGGCGCCGAACGAAGGCGACCCCATTGTCTACCGGTTCACGAACGACGATGGCACGCGGTTCGAGTTCAACAACTACTATCTGTCGCCAGGAACCTACTGCAGGGTCTTCGAGGAAGCTGGCTTTACGGGTTTTCGCTGGGTCGACCCGCAGTTGCATCCGTCCGAGCGGAACAGCAAGTTCTGGGACGAATTCATGGCCGCGCCCCCCATCATCGGGTTCGAGGCGGTCAGGGAGTGA
- a CDS encoding sulfatase-like hydrolase/transferase gives MNVICVCLDTFRADIIGPGRKYSHAYTPNLDAFHRSSIRFNRAFGEGQPTLQVRRALFTGMRSFPWRYNFDRRGHWHHAPGWHKIPPEQDTIAEVLLERGYLTALIADTYHMFKPTMNFSRGFAHLDFVRGQESDNWKSGDPKLVEAQLARHVRQPVDMLKHAGLVNYLLNQRHRKDKDDYQCARVFNSASAWLADNHTAGPFFLWVDSFDPHEPWDPPTEYADRYFEHDGLDFIVPGPAYARDGSGRPGGSGGPGEPGGPGQPGGPSEAELRRIEALYLGEVTLVDEYVGRLLNAVADLNLLDDTLIVILSDHGTQLLDQGSFGKGPNELHPFNTQLNLMMRVPGGPTDVDVDAFVQNHDLMPTLLGRLGVRADWTDGEDLWPLVTGEKAAVRDRIVTGWASFITGNAVGRASVRDDRWNFCTSVGYEDADGDELFDLERDPEERRNVAAQHPDVVAARRSDVEAVLGQPLPGRMVEVCDPAPAPMTHWLEQRLRSS, from the coding sequence GTGAACGTCATCTGCGTCTGCCTGGACACCTTTCGCGCCGACATCATCGGCCCGGGCAGGAAGTACAGCCACGCGTACACACCCAATCTCGACGCGTTTCACCGCAGCAGCATCCGGTTCAACCGCGCCTTCGGAGAGGGACAGCCCACGCTTCAGGTACGCCGGGCGCTGTTCACCGGGATGCGAAGTTTCCCGTGGCGGTACAACTTCGATCGGCGCGGACACTGGCACCATGCGCCCGGTTGGCACAAGATCCCGCCGGAGCAGGACACGATCGCGGAGGTCCTGCTGGAACGGGGGTACCTTACTGCCCTCATCGCCGACACGTACCACATGTTCAAGCCCACCATGAACTTCTCCCGGGGGTTCGCCCATCTGGATTTCGTGCGGGGACAGGAATCGGACAACTGGAAGAGTGGCGATCCGAAACTGGTCGAAGCGCAACTCGCCCGGCACGTGAGGCAGCCCGTGGACATGTTGAAGCATGCGGGACTGGTGAACTACCTGCTGAACCAGCGCCACAGGAAGGATAAGGACGACTACCAGTGCGCCCGGGTGTTCAATTCGGCCAGCGCGTGGCTCGCGGACAACCATACGGCGGGGCCCTTCTTCCTGTGGGTCGACAGCTTTGATCCCCATGAGCCCTGGGACCCGCCGACGGAATACGCCGACCGGTATTTCGAGCACGACGGTCTCGATTTCATCGTACCCGGTCCCGCATACGCCCGTGACGGATCAGGCAGACCAGGCGGATCAGGCGGACCAGGCGAGCCAGGCGGACCAGGCCAACCGGGCGGTCCGTCGGAAGCGGAACTCCGTCGCATCGAGGCGCTGTACCTGGGGGAGGTCACCCTGGTGGATGAGTACGTGGGCCGGTTGCTGAATGCGGTGGCGGACCTGAATCTCCTCGATGACACCCTGATCGTGATCCTGTCGGACCATGGTACCCAGTTGCTCGACCAGGGTAGTTTCGGCAAGGGACCAAACGAACTGCATCCCTTCAATACCCAACTCAACCTCATGATGCGCGTACCCGGCGGTCCGACAGACGTGGACGTGGACGCCTTCGTGCAGAACCACGACCTCATGCCCACGCTGCTCGGACGGCTCGGGGTACGGGCGGACTGGACGGACGGCGAGGACCTGTGGCCGCTGGTCACGGGTGAGAAGGCCGCCGTCCGTGATCGGATCGTGACCGGGTGGGCGTCCTTCATCACGGGCAACGCCGTGGGCCGGGCTAGCGTGCGGGACGACCGCTGGAACTTCTGCACGTCGGTGGGCTACGAAGACGCGGACGGCGATGAACTCTTCGACCTCGAGCGCGATCCGGAAGAGCGGAGGAACGTCGCCGCGCAGCATCCAGACGTCGTCGCGGCGCGCCGAAGCGACGTGGAGGCGGTCCTGGGCCAGCCCCTCCCCGGCCGGATGGTGGAAGTATGCGATCCCGCCCCGGCGCCCATGACGCACTGGCTGGAGCAACGGTTGCGGAGTAGCTGA
- a CDS encoding zinc-binding dehydrogenase has product MGSRALDPCMKAVQYIKSVPRYLFVRTLGHRRPGPATGALSCIRMADVDPPALPTPEWMRVRPLLSGICGSDLSTIRAKGSPYFSPMISAPFVLGHEVVGEVEETGSAAGSVSRGDRVVIEPGLCCAVRGIHPPCPSCAAGDFGLCEMVMHGDISPGIQTGYCRDTGGGWSTSLVAHPFQVHRVPDRLSDEEAVLVEPFSCCLHAVLKSFPGDEETILVIGCGAVGLLTIAAVRALGGKCRILAAARYPHQQTLAAALGADRVIGRGEDLYDTVSEVTGAEIHRPEIGRPVFIGGVHRTFDCVGSSRTIDDALRLTGSGGAVTVVGMPGIPSGIDWTAVWYKELKVQGAYAYGTEKHEGRSVRTFDLAMELIASGKVGLKPLVTDLFPLKEYRKAIGRALEAGRHGAVKVAFDLRNEPGP; this is encoded by the coding sequence ATGGGAAGTCGTGCACTGGACCCATGTATGAAAGCCGTACAATACATCAAGAGCGTACCCCGGTACCTGTTTGTCCGCACCCTCGGCCACCGTCGGCCCGGCCCGGCCACCGGCGCGCTGTCGTGCATCCGCATGGCAGACGTCGATCCCCCCGCCCTTCCGACGCCTGAATGGATGCGGGTCAGGCCGCTGCTGAGCGGGATCTGCGGATCGGACCTTTCCACCATACGGGCGAAGGGCAGCCCCTATTTTTCGCCCATGATCTCGGCACCATTCGTCCTGGGCCATGAAGTGGTGGGCGAGGTCGAGGAGACCGGCTCGGCAGCCGGGAGCGTTTCCCGGGGAGACCGCGTGGTGATCGAACCCGGCCTCTGCTGCGCCGTCCGGGGCATCCACCCTCCTTGTCCGTCGTGCGCAGCAGGCGATTTCGGCCTGTGCGAGATGGTCATGCACGGAGACATTTCCCCAGGGATACAGACGGGGTACTGCAGGGACACGGGCGGTGGATGGAGTACGTCCCTGGTGGCGCACCCCTTCCAGGTCCACCGGGTGCCCGATCGGCTTTCCGACGAGGAAGCGGTCCTGGTCGAGCCTTTCAGCTGCTGCCTGCACGCCGTGCTCAAGTCCTTCCCCGGTGACGAAGAGACCATCCTGGTGATCGGCTGCGGCGCCGTCGGACTTCTCACCATAGCGGCCGTCCGGGCACTGGGCGGGAAGTGCCGCATCCTCGCCGCCGCACGTTATCCCCATCAGCAGACCCTGGCCGCCGCCCTCGGCGCCGACCGCGTCATCGGCCGGGGCGAAGACCTCTACGATACGGTCAGCGAAGTGACGGGAGCGGAGATCCACCGGCCCGAGATCGGGCGGCCCGTATTCATCGGCGGCGTGCACCGGACCTTCGACTGCGTCGGATCGTCGCGTACCATCGACGACGCGCTGCGGCTGACCGGCTCCGGCGGCGCTGTTACCGTCGTGGGCATGCCGGGCATTCCTTCCGGTATCGACTGGACGGCGGTGTGGTACAAGGAATTGAAGGTGCAGGGAGCCTACGCCTACGGGACGGAGAAGCACGAAGGCCGGTCCGTCCGGACCTTCGACCTGGCCATGGAACTGATCGCGTCGGGGAAGGTCGGCCTGAAGCCTCTCGTGACGGACCTCTTCCCGCTGAAGGAATACCGGAAGGCCATCGGCCGGGCCCTGGAAGCCGGCCGGCACGGCGCCGTCAAGGTGGCCTTCGACCTGAGAAACGAGCCGGGGCCGTAA
- a CDS encoding phytanoyl-CoA dioxygenase family protein has product MTDLSQQTEPAIEVPRIVDDEQIQFYVDNGYLVVPDLMTGEELQELKDDLVDVARGKYPCRGLEPPKHDDTDEDVLQRILCIHQPHFVSQVIEKYVRHPKICGVLSQITAAHLPYWDGSVKCMQSMYFIKPPRFQGQAWHQDEIFIPTRDRSLIGAWIAVDDATIENGCLYVIPGSHRNGYLYPQRAHENPDEFDFAPESYGFDESVEVPVEVGAGALVFFNGYLLHRSYKNRSDQPRRVLVNHYCNAWSLLPWGIQEGERPATADRRAIVPVSGTDPYAWKGFEPTKDEIWIRNCKAADEMKEEAH; this is encoded by the coding sequence ATGACCGACCTTTCCCAGCAGACCGAACCCGCGATCGAAGTCCCCCGGATCGTGGACGATGAGCAGATCCAGTTCTACGTGGACAACGGCTATCTCGTCGTTCCCGACCTGATGACCGGCGAGGAACTGCAGGAACTGAAGGACGACCTGGTGGACGTGGCGCGGGGGAAGTATCCCTGCCGGGGACTCGAGCCGCCGAAGCACGACGACACCGACGAGGACGTGCTGCAACGCATCCTTTGTATACACCAGCCGCACTTCGTCAGCCAGGTGATCGAGAAGTACGTGCGCCATCCGAAGATCTGCGGCGTGCTGAGCCAGATTACCGCGGCCCACCTGCCCTACTGGGACGGTAGTGTCAAGTGCATGCAGTCCATGTACTTCATCAAACCGCCCCGGTTCCAGGGCCAGGCGTGGCACCAGGACGAAATCTTCATCCCCACGCGGGACCGGTCCCTGATCGGGGCGTGGATCGCCGTGGACGACGCCACCATCGAAAACGGGTGCCTGTACGTCATCCCCGGTTCCCATCGCAACGGCTACCTTTACCCCCAGCGGGCTCACGAGAACCCAGATGAGTTCGACTTCGCCCCCGAGAGTTACGGCTTCGACGAATCAGTGGAAGTGCCGGTCGAAGTCGGCGCCGGCGCCCTGGTCTTCTTCAACGGCTATCTCCTGCACCGGTCCTACAAGAACCGGAGCGACCAGCCCCGTCGCGTGCTGGTGAACCACTACTGCAACGCATGGAGCCTCCTGCCCTGGGGCATACAGGAAGGCGAACGCCCCGCCACGGCCGACCGGCGCGCCATCGTCCCGGTCTCCGGCACCGACCCCTATGCCTGGAAGGGCTTCGAACCCACGAAGGACGAGATCTGGATCCGCAACTGCAAGGCGGCGGATGAGATGAAGGAGGAGGCGCACTAG
- a CDS encoding HAD-IB family hydrolase — protein sequence MSEIVTYLRGKTLLITGATGFLAKAVVEKILRCAPEVGRIYLVVRARRRKDGTTLTARERVEEEILQSAAFARLRETHGDRFTDIMRAKVHAVEGDLTLDHLGLEPDLYRRLAAEVDVVLTCAASVTFDEEIDAALQLNTLGARRMLEFAKSCGDATLVHVSTAYVNGQTKGRIPEAPPRPDWSMAQEMGRNNAPFDLEREIRDILARADEIHDESRSPEQQDRFRKMALQQNPNPTQRWLDAQMETFRKRWLKERLIEEGMRRGQQWGWHDSYTLTKAMGEQLIVKHRGDLPTAIIRPSIVESALVEPEPGWIEGLKVADPLIDAVSKGRLPDFPGQKDMIVDIIPVDIVANTTLAAMARTAREGGIGVYHVSTGDRNPVLFHQAFEHSYEYFQKYPRLNRNNEPIPIQRWTYPTLGQFRRRYNLRYVYPLNAALWTLNRFTRITLLNNLKRRIAVMQSAISRMLYYAAIYSPYTSLECTFETDRTVKLHESLDPEDRLLFDGDVSRIHWKTYFQEIHIPGLKRHVLKTDEPKPAVTEEEEVAERSGFAQAGEDALPHLDTLTDILAKSADMYGDKTALQMQRDDGWIRYSYKDVFALAGHIGWQWRSSGLHPGDRVLLFSENRPEWGIACFAGMVAGAVLVPVDRRSTPQEVWRIARFTESRAILCTEGGHALLTASAEAGGAPSQPGGAPSQPGGEPAEPGGDVMFWNIENHGLPFDAPQRPATPVTLNEEPPPWAPVEPDSPAAIMFTRGMAAESHGVVLTHRNFVSNLLSLAEILRAYRTDHFLSLLPMSQALEFTGGFLMPFYAGATITYTTSVRPRSLVGLMDETGVNCLIAAPRLFGLLHGSLRQTAEKNGEGVVSRMRLLVSGGGTLESDLYHAYREIGLTIHEGYGLTEAAPVVTVNPMDRSKPSSVGVALPAVDVEIQAPDTDGNGEIIVRGNNVMQGYYRNPTATENRLRGGWLHTGDIGRIDRDGYLYISERLGQATGSAGAVVSAGSAQGSPGGPEGAAGRRSGRAGSGREHGATAFFDVDGTIVDATIVHYYAFYRTWGYSAPRRLLWTIGFLPKVLYYIVLDKISRSRFIQSFYRQYRGFGRGECVSRSEQLFEKVMRPRMFAGAVDRIRAHQQRGERVVLVTGSLDFVMEPLAEYTKADDLIALSMKEEDGRLTGETEGPPIGDEAKARIVRDYAERRGIDLARCYAYADSSSDEPMLRVAGHAVAVNPGGKLKKAAEAGGWEVVHWTHV from the coding sequence ATGAGTGAAATTGTCACCTACCTGCGGGGAAAGACGCTGCTGATCACCGGTGCCACCGGTTTCCTTGCGAAAGCGGTCGTGGAGAAGATCCTGCGGTGCGCCCCGGAGGTCGGCCGTATCTACCTGGTCGTCCGGGCCCGCCGGAGGAAAGACGGTACCACGCTGACGGCGCGGGAACGGGTGGAGGAAGAGATACTCCAGTCCGCCGCCTTCGCCCGGCTTCGCGAGACCCACGGCGATCGTTTCACTGATATCATGCGCGCCAAAGTCCACGCCGTCGAGGGCGACCTTACCCTGGACCACCTCGGACTGGAACCGGACCTGTACCGCCGGCTCGCGGCGGAAGTCGACGTCGTACTCACCTGCGCGGCGTCCGTGACCTTCGACGAAGAAATCGACGCCGCGCTTCAGCTCAACACCCTCGGCGCGCGGCGCATGCTGGAATTCGCCAAATCGTGCGGCGACGCCACGCTGGTCCACGTCTCGACGGCCTACGTCAACGGCCAGACCAAGGGTCGCATACCCGAAGCCCCGCCCCGTCCGGACTGGTCCATGGCCCAGGAAATGGGGCGAAACAACGCGCCCTTCGACCTGGAACGGGAAATACGGGACATACTCGCCAGGGCGGATGAGATCCACGACGAATCCCGGTCGCCGGAACAGCAGGATCGTTTCAGGAAGATGGCGCTGCAGCAGAACCCGAACCCGACGCAGCGCTGGCTGGACGCCCAGATGGAGACTTTCCGCAAGCGCTGGCTCAAGGAACGGCTCATCGAGGAGGGCATGCGCCGGGGACAGCAGTGGGGGTGGCACGACAGCTATACCCTGACGAAGGCCATGGGCGAGCAGTTGATCGTCAAGCACCGGGGCGACCTGCCCACGGCCATCATTCGGCCGTCCATCGTGGAAAGCGCGCTGGTCGAGCCCGAACCGGGATGGATCGAGGGGCTCAAGGTGGCCGACCCGCTTATCGACGCGGTGAGCAAGGGGCGCCTGCCGGACTTCCCCGGCCAGAAAGACATGATCGTGGACATCATCCCGGTGGACATCGTGGCCAATACGACCCTGGCGGCCATGGCGCGCACAGCCCGGGAAGGCGGGATCGGCGTATACCACGTATCGACGGGCGACCGGAATCCCGTCCTCTTCCATCAGGCCTTCGAGCACTCATACGAGTACTTTCAAAAATACCCCCGCCTGAACCGGAACAACGAACCCATACCGATCCAGCGATGGACCTACCCGACGCTTGGCCAGTTCCGGCGCCGGTACAACCTGCGCTACGTCTACCCCCTGAACGCCGCGTTGTGGACGCTCAACCGCTTCACACGGATCACCCTGCTGAACAACCTGAAGCGCAGAATCGCCGTGATGCAGTCGGCGATCTCGCGGATGCTGTACTACGCCGCGATCTACAGTCCCTACACGTCCCTGGAATGCACCTTCGAGACGGACCGCACGGTAAAGTTGCACGAAAGCCTGGATCCGGAGGACCGGCTGCTCTTCGACGGCGATGTCTCCAGGATCCACTGGAAGACGTATTTCCAGGAAATCCACATCCCCGGCCTGAAACGCCACGTGCTGAAGACCGATGAGCCGAAGCCCGCGGTCACAGAAGAAGAGGAGGTGGCGGAACGGTCCGGGTTCGCCCAGGCCGGGGAGGACGCCCTGCCCCATCTCGATACGCTGACGGACATACTGGCCAAAAGCGCGGACATGTACGGAGACAAGACCGCGCTGCAGATGCAGCGGGACGATGGCTGGATCCGCTATTCCTACAAGGACGTGTTCGCCCTGGCCGGGCACATCGGCTGGCAGTGGCGGTCCAGCGGCCTGCATCCGGGCGACCGGGTCCTGCTTTTCTCGGAGAACCGACCCGAATGGGGAATCGCCTGTTTCGCCGGGATGGTGGCCGGAGCCGTGCTCGTGCCCGTGGACCGCCGGTCGACGCCCCAGGAAGTCTGGCGCATCGCCCGGTTCACCGAATCGAGGGCCATCCTCTGCACGGAAGGCGGTCACGCATTGCTCACGGCGTCGGCGGAGGCCGGTGGCGCACCGTCGCAGCCCGGTGGCGCACCGTCGCAGCCCGGCGGCGAACCGGCGGAGCCCGGCGGCGACGTCATGTTCTGGAATATCGAAAACCACGGACTGCCGTTCGACGCGCCGCAACGGCCCGCGACGCCTGTCACCCTGAACGAGGAGCCGCCGCCCTGGGCGCCGGTGGAACCCGATTCTCCGGCCGCCATCATGTTCACCCGGGGCATGGCGGCCGAATCCCACGGTGTCGTGCTGACCCATCGGAACTTCGTTTCCAACCTGCTGTCCCTCGCCGAGATCCTGCGCGCCTACCGGACCGACCATTTCCTGTCCCTGCTGCCCATGAGCCAGGCCCTGGAGTTCACGGGCGGATTTCTCATGCCCTTCTACGCGGGCGCGACCATTACCTATACCACGTCGGTACGGCCGCGGTCCCTGGTCGGCCTGATGGATGAAACCGGGGTCAACTGCCTGATCGCGGCACCCCGGTTATTCGGGCTGTTGCATGGGTCACTGCGACAGACGGCCGAAAAAAACGGCGAAGGCGTCGTTTCCCGCATGCGGCTGCTGGTCAGCGGAGGCGGCACGCTCGAATCGGATCTGTACCACGCCTACCGGGAGATCGGCCTGACGATCCACGAGGGATACGGGCTCACGGAAGCGGCCCCGGTCGTGACCGTAAATCCCATGGACCGAAGCAAGCCCTCCTCCGTCGGCGTGGCCCTGCCGGCGGTAGACGTTGAAATCCAGGCCCCCGACACGGATGGCAACGGCGAGATCATCGTGCGCGGGAACAACGTCATGCAGGGGTACTACCGAAACCCCACGGCGACGGAGAACCGCCTCCGCGGCGGGTGGCTTCACACGGGGGACATCGGGCGCATCGACCGGGACGGTTATCTGTATATCTCCGAACGCCTGGGCCAGGCAACCGGGTCCGCCGGAGCCGTAGTGTCCGCCGGGTCTGCGCAAGGAAGCCCAGGCGGACCGGAAGGAGCGGCCGGTCGGCGGTCGGGACGCGCCGGTAGTGGCCGGGAACACGGCGCGACGGCCTTCTTCGACGTGGACGGCACCATCGTGGACGCGACGATCGTACACTACTACGCTTTTTACCGGACGTGGGGGTATTCCGCCCCGCGGCGTCTCCTCTGGACCATCGGATTCCTGCCGAAAGTCCTCTACTACATCGTACTGGACAAGATCAGCAGGAGCCGTTTTATCCAGTCTTTCTACCGGCAGTACCGGGGTTTCGGTCGCGGGGAATGCGTATCGAGGAGCGAGCAGCTTTTCGAGAAAGTCATGCGGCCGCGCATGTTCGCCGGGGCCGTCGATCGCATTCGGGCGCACCAGCAACGGGGCGAGCGCGTGGTCCTGGTCACCGGGTCCCTGGATTTCGTCATGGAGCCGCTGGCGGAATACACCAAGGCGGACGACCTCATCGCCCTGTCCATGAAGGAAGAGGACGGCCGGCTGACCGGCGAGACGGAAGGGCCGCCTATCGGTGACGAGGCGAAGGCCCGAATCGTCCGGGACTACGCCGAGCGCCGCGGCATCGACCTGGCCCGGTGCTATGCCTATGCCGACAGCAGTTCGGACGAGCCCATGTTGCGCGTGGCAGGGCATGCCGTCGCCGTAAACCCCGGCGGGAAGCTGAAGAAGGCCGCGGAAGCCGGCGGATGGGAAGTCGTGCACTGGACCCATGTATGA
- a CDS encoding sugar phosphate isomerase/epimerase — MSVGVCAYSFNTGYDAFELMDMAVEHGLAGVEFPPDDCLPDLSPASLERTRARAAESGLYVVADGGQVEGEMLRRLIPAAAGLGASTLRVVMSGVLGGDRRPLSGRWNAHLAACRDILREALPLAEEHGVTIAVENHSDATSHDMRWLCEELDSAYIGITLDVGNVLAVCEEPFGYTERILPYLKHVHLKDYTIHPSDEGYRIARCSLGSGVVDYPGLLSLIDGYRSQRGPADQSGQPGSEGQRGGVTKTIELGAIYARHVRMLMDDYWAEYPDRDIRDLLPFLRLYWTHVRPVGEDWRTPREKDESTEVLKTYETREFEESVAYLKEIGAVRADSGTS, encoded by the coding sequence ATGTCAGTAGGGGTTTGCGCGTACTCGTTCAATACGGGATATGACGCCTTTGAGCTCATGGACATGGCCGTCGAACACGGCCTCGCCGGCGTGGAGTTTCCACCCGACGACTGCCTCCCCGATCTGTCCCCGGCCTCGCTGGAGCGGACCCGTGCCCGGGCCGCGGAGAGCGGGTTGTACGTCGTGGCGGACGGCGGCCAGGTCGAGGGCGAAATGTTGCGGCGCTTGATCCCCGCAGCCGCTGGGCTCGGTGCTTCGACATTGCGCGTGGTTATGAGCGGCGTCCTCGGCGGTGACCGCCGACCGCTGTCGGGCCGGTGGAACGCCCATCTCGCCGCGTGCAGGGATATCCTGCGCGAGGCGCTGCCCCTGGCCGAGGAACACGGGGTGACCATCGCGGTGGAGAACCATTCGGACGCCACGTCCCACGACATGCGCTGGCTTTGCGAAGAACTGGACAGTGCGTACATCGGCATCACGCTCGATGTGGGCAACGTGCTGGCGGTCTGCGAGGAACCCTTCGGATACACGGAACGCATCCTCCCTTACCTGAAGCATGTCCACCTCAAGGATTACACGATCCATCCGTCCGACGAGGGGTACCGCATCGCGCGGTGTTCGCTGGGCAGCGGCGTAGTCGACTACCCCGGCCTGCTTTCCCTGATCGACGGATACCGGAGCCAGCGAGGCCCGGCGGACCAGTCCGGCCAGCCAGGATCGGAAGGACAGCGCGGCGGAGTAACGAAAACCATCGAACTGGGCGCCATCTACGCCCGGCACGTGCGCATGCTCATGGATGACTACTGGGCGGAGTACCCTGATCGCGATATCAGGGACCTGCTGCCGTTTCTGCGGCTGTACTGGACCCACGTCCGCCCCGTCGGGGAAGACTGGCGTACGCCCAGGGAGAAGGACGAATCCACCGAGGTCCTGAAGACATACGAGACGCGCGAGTTCGAAGAAAGCGTGGCCTATCTGAAGGAAATCGGAGCCGTACGGGCGGACTCCGGCACCTCCTGA